The proteins below come from a single Capricornis sumatraensis isolate serow.1 chromosome 14, serow.2, whole genome shotgun sequence genomic window:
- the C14H1orf116 gene encoding specifically androgen-regulated gene protein has protein sequence MPERELWPAGPGLEPTTRVGSCDSMMSTASTRSGSSDSSYDFLSAEEKECLLFLEETIGSLDTEADSGLSTDESEQATTPRGPRALPTTQPAAQGHPKETTGQGPEPKRVTPFSSAHPPGPQSLGLRSGSYSLPRNIHIGRNQNLRKSTTLTNSHNLGGSEGLALAPETERVSQSREPSQALATPPDTALELDGALIPPPEAFQDIQPEQRGQGSLPRGPGELSPRPQVHPSLSSQRNRKPAPEAMSQKASEKGSTGEPAPPRPLPLVSSQDAGTGDAAVLLGGHPSARLAPLTAPKPRKLPPNIVLKSSRGSFHSDPRNRLSCHLEAAPRDPSPASSSLQEQRKARREALEKLGLPQDQEEPSLRLSRPSIRLKETGTQAESPAPAQIPGKAPAPAPKQGSSPGKAPALAQPPSPGKVLVPTQEPTPGTAPAAKSMPIPVPKGPRAHSPLTQQKPDSGLTLQESGVPGLRQMSFKSNTLERSGIGLSSYLSAEKAPSSQTSTSLEKGSYLDRISPSILRNSRPRPASLGTGKDFEGIQVGKLADLEQEGAPKRLSYQGQSRDKLPRPPCVSVRISPKGVSDEHRREALKKLGLLKE, from the exons ATGCCCGAGAGGGAGCTGTGGCCAGCAGGGCCTGGCCTGGAACCCACGACCCGCGTCGGCAGCTGCGACAGTATGATGAGCACCGCCTCCACCCGCTCTGGATCT AGTGACAGCAGCTACGATTTCCTGTCCGCTGAAGAGAAGGAGTGTCTGCTCTTCCTGGAGGAAACCATTGGCTCCCTGGACACTGAGGCTGACAGCGGGCTGTCCACTGACGAGTCTGAGCAAGCCACAACTCCCCGAGGTCCCCGAGCACTGCCCACGACCCAGCCTGCTGCCCAGG GACATCCCAAGGAGACAACTGGCCAAGGACCAGAGCCAAAAAGAGTGACTCCGTTCAGCTCAGCTCATCCACCCGGGCCCCAAAGCCTGGGCCTCAGGTCTGGCTCCTATAGCCTCCCCAGAAATATCCACATTGGCAGAAACCAGAACCTCAGAAAAAGTACCACCCTGACTAACAGCCATAATCTAGGGGGATCCGAGGGACTTGCCTTGGCACCTGAGACAGAGCGGGTCAGCCAGAGCCGTGAGCCCAGCCAGGCACTGGCCACGCCCCCAGACACTGCCCTTGAGCTGGACGGAGCGCTCATCCCCCCACCGGAGGCTTTCCAGGACATCCAGCCCGAGCAGCGTGGGCAAGGCAGCCTGCCCAGAGGACCAGGGGAGctgagccccaggccccaggTCCACCCATCACTTAGCTCCCAGAGAAACAGGAAGCCCGCTCCAGAGGCCATGTCCCAAAAAGCCAGTGAGAAAGGTTCAACCGGGGAACCTGCGCCACCTCGGCCTCTTCCCCTGGTGTCCTCTCAGGATGCAGGCACTGGAGATGCGGCCGTCCTGTTAGGGGGCCATCCAAGTGCCCGGCTGGCCCCCCTCACGGCCCCTAAGCCCCGGAAACTGCCACCAAACATTGTCCTGAAGAGCAGCCGAGGCAGTTTCCACAGTGACCCCCGGAACCGGCTGTCCTGCCACTTGGAGGCTGCACCCAGGGACCCCAGCCCTGCCTCGTCCTCGCTGCAGGAGCAGAGGAAGGCACGCAGGGAAGCGCTGGAGAAGCTGGGACTGCCGCAGGACCAGGAGGAGCCCAGCCTCCGCTTAAGCAGGCCCTCCATCAGGCTCAAGGAGACTGGCACTCAAGCCgagtccccagccccagctcagatcCCCGGAAAGGCCCCGGCCCCTGCACCCAAGCAGGGCTCTTCTCCCGGGAAAGCACCAGCTCTGGCCCAGCcgccttctccaggcaaggttcTGGTTCCCACCCAGGAACCCACTCCAGGGACAGCTCCAGCTGCCAAATCCATGCCAATTCCTGTCCCAAAGGGCCCGCGGGCACACAGTCCCCTGACTCAGCAAAAGCCAGACTCCGGGCTGACCCTCCAGGAGAGTGGCGTCCCTGGCCTCAGACAGATGAGCTTCAAGTCCAACACCCTGGAGCGGTCAGGCATTGGGCTGAGCAGCTACCTCTCAGCCGAGAAGGCTCCCAGCTCCCAAACCAGCACCTCTCTGGAAAAAGGCTCCTACCTGGACCGGATCTCGCCCAGCATCTTGCGTAATTCCCGGCCACGCCCGGCCTCCTTGGGCACTGGGAAGGACTTCGAGGGTATCCAGGTGGGCAAGCTGGCTGACCTGGAGCAGGAGGGGGCCCCCAAGCGCCTGTCTTACCAGGGGCAGAGCCGAGACAAGCTGCCCCGGCCCCCCTGTGTCAGTGTCAGGATCTCCCCAAAGGGAGTGTCAGATGAACACAGAAGGGAGGCGCTGAAGAAGCTGGGCCTGCTGAAGGAGTAG